CGCCGAGCCTCGGCGGCCCGTGGATTGGATCTGTTGCTTACTCTACTGGAGGGGGACTGAGCACCCGACATGACAGGTGCGATCGTCCGCATCCCATCTGCCGGGAATGGTAATCTGCTCTCTCTCCAGGGATTTCCCCCACCCCCCACCGTGCACCCCCCGCGCGGAAGGAGATCTTTCGTGTACAGGCTCGACGTCGACAGTCAGGAAGCGCTCATCGAGTTCGCCCTGGACGGCCTCATCCGCAAGGAGGAGATGGAGAGGTTCGTGGAGGAGCTGCGGGCCGCGACCCAGCAGCTCACGGGGCGGGAGATAAAAATCAAGGCGGACCTGCGCACCTTCCGGCCCTCCGCGCCGGAGGTGGCGGAGATGATCCGCGCGGTGCAGGAGTTCGGCCTTCGCTCCGGGGTGAAGCGGGTGGCGGAGATGGTGGAGAGCCAGGTGGTCGCCCTGCAGCTCAACCGGGTGGCGCGCGAGAGCGGCACGGACAAGATCCTCCGCCGGTTCGCCGACGACAACGCGGCGCTGCGCTGGCTGCTCTACGGCGAGGAGGAGTTGCTCTCGGCCTGAGCACCCTCCGGGCGCGTTCTCCGCCAACTGGTCTGAGAGTCGGACCAGTTCGCGAGAAGCGCGCCCGGAAGGGCCGGTGCCGTGAGTGACGGCCCCGCGGTCCGGTGAGGAACCGCGAGGCCCGGGTGAGGCTCAGCGCGCGAGGAGCTGGGGAATGGCCTCGCGCAGGTTGGGCAGGGAGCCGATCCGCTTCGTGCTGGAGGCCTGCGGCGTGCCGGTGGTGCGCAGCAGGTCGCGCAGGGCGCGGGGAGGGATGGGGCCCAGGCCGGCGGCGTTGGCGGCGCCCTGGAGGGAGGCCACCGCGCCCACCACGATGGGGGCGGCGCTGGAGGTGCCGCCGAAGCTGGCCGTGTACCACTGGTTCTCGCCGGAGTCGAAGAGGTCTCCGAAGCCCAGCGTCACGACCTTCTCGCCCCAGGCGTGCACGTCCACGCGGCTGCCGTGGTTGCTCCAGCACATGGGAGCGCGGGTGGTGGCGGTGCTGGCGGCCACGAAGATGGCGCCCGAGTCACGCACCGAGCGGTCGAAGGCGCCGCGATACACGGGGCTGTCCAGGTTGGCACTACCGTTGCCAGCGGCCTCCACGACGTGCACGCCGTTGGCGGTGGCCTGGGCGATGGCGTCGAAGTTGGCCTGCCAGTACTCCATGGGGACGTAGTTGCACTGGGCGGTGTTGCAGGTGCAGTTCTTGTTGGCGCGAGGCCCCAGGGCCTGCAGCTCCACCAGCACGACACCCCCCTTGCCCGCGGCGATGGCCGCGTGGGTGATGGCGCTGGCGACGGTCTGGGTGGCGACGCCCTGGTGGCCCACCCGCGCCTGGTGGGCGATGCCGGTGACGCCGTAGCCGTTGCGCGCGCCCGCCATCACGCCCAGCACCGCGGTGCCGTGGTCGCGCCAGTCCGAGTCGTCGAACTCGGTGCCGCCCACGTAGAAGAAGTTCGGCAGGTCCTCGTGCTGGTCGTTCCAGGCCCCTTCCACGTCGACGATCCTCACGCCGGTGCCGTCGCCGCCGCTCACCGTCCAGGCGTAGCGCGCGTCGATGCCGACGGGAGCCGCGTTCAAGTAACCCTGCTGGCTGTCATACGGGGAAGTGGTGGAAGACTGCGTGCTCGGCCCGTTGCGCGGGCGCCGCCTGGCCGGACGGAAGTCCAGCATGGCGGGCTCGGGCATGGGCTCGGCGTAGGCGATCTCCACGCTGTCGAGCGCGTTGAGCTGCATCACCAGGCTGTTCACCTCCCCGGCGCGGACCGCGCCCTGCAGCGGCACCTCGTAGTAGAGGTCCAGGTCCGCCATCTCCTTGCCGGTGCGGTCCTCGGCGTTGCGCTTGTGGTCGGCCAGCGCCAGCTCGTTCTCGCGGAAGAGCCGTCCCACCTGGCCCCTGCGCGGGACGCGCTCCAACACCGAGTGGGCGGTGGTGAGGTCCGCCAGCACGCGTCCATCGGACAGGCCCCAGCGCTTCATCCGGCGCCGCTCGTGCTCACCGCGCTCCGAGGAGAGCGCTTTCATCCGTCCGCCGCGCAGGCGCACCCGGGTGCCCTCCTGGAACTTCACCACCAGTCGCTGGACTGGCGTCTCCGCGTCGAGCTCGGGGTTGGTGGGTTTGATGGTAGGGAGTCGCGGCTCCAGCACCTTGACGCCGCTGGCGTGTGCGGCGGGGGCCAGGAGCAGACCCAGGCCCAGCATGAGCGTGCGAGTCACGCGGGAATTGAGACAAGTCGCCTTCATCGTCCGTCCTTCGTGGGGGTGAAGGGGGAGAAGTACGGCCACGACGACGGGCCACGGGTAGGGGAATGCCCGAAGCCTCCCCACCGCCATCGCGCTCTCAGCCTGCCACGCTGGTATTCCACACCCGGGCGGGCCTTCAGGTTCCTATATATTTACATTGAAGACGTTATTAGCAGAGATTCTGCGTCTCGGGAATATGGCCATGAAGTCCGATTTTTCAGTTCTGGCCGGATTTAGAGGACGAAGCCGAGTGCTACGCACAACAGTGCGGCGAGGCCCGTGTACAGCGGGACGTTGCACAGGAAGGTGATGCGGTTGATGCGGCGGAAGCGGGCCTGCTCCTCGTCGGCGAACCAGATGCCGTCTTCACCCGTGGTGTGTCCGCGCACGGCCTGGAAGAAGAGCGTCGCGTAGAGCACCTCGATGAAGAGGCTCACCAGCACGAGCGCCACGAGCGACAGCGCCCAGAGGTCCAGGTGCGAGAGGGGGCCGGTGTGGTGCACGTGGAACCAGGAGAGGCCCGCGAGGAGCAGGAGGATGCACAGCACGTCGTGGCCGATGCCGTAGGGCGGCTTCCAGTTGTGGGAGACGTAGAGCATGTAGAGCTCGGCGATGCCGCGCACCCACATGCAGGCGCCGAAGCCGCCGAGCACCCGACGCAGCTCCGGATGTACGGCGGAGTCGAGGGCGACGAGCGGACAGAGGAGGAACCAGAGGAAGACGGCGTAGAGGAGCCAGGCCAGCTTGGGCGGCGAGATGCGGCCGCCGAGGGACCGCCGCACGTTCTGCCTGCGCCAGAAGAGGAAGCCGAGCAACGCGGACAGGCCCAACAGGGCCAGGATGAGGACGCGGGTGTGGGGCGAGAGCATCAGGAACGGCGCGTCGAGGGTGTGCCCGGAGTTTGCAGTCAGGACCGGGCTGATGGAAGACGACAGGAGAAGCACGGAGATGGTGGGCAGGCGTCTGGGGAGACATGCAAGCTCTCCGCCCTTCCTGGACAGGGGAGAGGGGGCGGGGCACTCTCGGCGAGCGCTCGGAGGCGCATCCCATGAGAGCTGAGCAGGCAGTGGCACACCCGGCGCCGGTGGGCACCGTGGTGCACACGACGCCCCGTGTCGAGCGCTGGGGTTGGGTGTGGCCCCGCTGGAATGACCCGCGCATCCCGTTCGCGGCCATCCTCACCTTGTATGGGGTGTTGGGCTTCTCCTTCTTCGGCTTCAACCGCAGCCCGTGGCAGATGGCCGCCATCGTGGTGAGCGGCAGCGCGCTGGACGCGGGGCTGGGCTGGCTGCTGCGGCGCGAGAAGGTGGTGCCGCTGAGTGGCTACATCTCCTGCTGCTCGCTGGCGCTGCTGCTCAACTACTCGCACTCGAGCTGGCTGCTGCTCCTGCCGGTGTGGCTCACCATTGGCTCCAAGTACGTGCTGACGTTCGAGGGCCGCCACGTCTTCAACCCGTCCATGTTCGGCGTGGCCACCTCGCTGCTGCTCACGCGCGAGCTGATAACGGCGGCGCCGGCCTACCAATGGGCCAATGGAGAGGTGGCGCTCTCGGCGTTCATCGTCATGGCGGCGCTGGTGCTCTTCTTCTTCCGGGTGGGCCGCACGTGGCTGGTGCTGAGCTTCCTCGGCTTCTACGCACTGCAGACGGGTCTGCGGGCGTACATCCTGCGCCACCACCTGCCGCCCGAGGTGCTCTTCCTGGGCACGCTCGGGGCACCGGCCTTCTTCATCTTCACCTTCTATATGATTACGGACCCGGGCACGTCGCCGAAGACGGCGCGTGCGCAGGTGCTCCTGGCGCTCGCGCTCACGCTGGTGGACCTGGTGCTCCACCTGAAGGAGAGCGTCTTCACCTTCTTCTACGCGGCCCTCACGTGCGCGACGGCGCGCTTCCTGTTCCTGCACGGGCGCGCGTTGTGGCGGAGGGGGCCTCGCGCGTACTTCGCGGGACTCTTCTCGCCGGGGCCGTTGAAGCGGCTGGCGGCGGTGGGAGGGCTCGGGGCGGTGATGGCCGCGGGCTACGCGCTCGCCGTGTCGCCGGGGGCGCTGAACCGCCCGCTGCCCTTCCACCTGGAGCGCCTGGAGGCCTCGCACACGGGGCTCGGCTCCACCATGGGGGATGTGCTGACGCGGGTGGATCCGCGCGTGCTGCACGTGTCCAAGTGGGTGTTGAGCGTGGGGGACGCGGTGGCCACCGGGGACTTCGATGGGGATGGGAAGCTGGACCTCTTCCTCACGAACGCGCTCAAGTCGGACGCGGACCGTGCGGCCCTCTTCCGCAACCTGGGGGACCTGCGCTTCGAGCGCGTGAAGGTGCCGGCCCTGGAGCACATCGCCGCGAGCATCACCACCGAGGGCGCCGCCGCCGGTGGCACCTTCGTGGACTACGACGGTGACGGGGACCAGGACCTGGCCATCGCCGTGGCGTGGGGGCCCTCGAAGCTGCTGCGCAACCTGCTGCGCGAGACGGGCAGCGCCACCTTCGAGGACGTCACCACGCGGGCCGGGGTGGGGGACCACTCGGTGAGCATGGCCGTCACGATGCTCGACTACGACCGGGATGGGCACCTGGACCTCTTCGTGGCCAACGCGCTCACCACGCACCTGCCGGACTACGCCACGCCCACGCCGTTCAACT
This is a stretch of genomic DNA from Archangium violaceum. It encodes these proteins:
- a CDS encoding STAS/SEC14 domain-containing protein — translated: MYRLDVDSQEALIEFALDGLIRKEEMERFVEELRAATQQLTGREIKIKADLRTFRPSAPEVAEMIRAVQEFGLRSGVKRVAEMVESQVVALQLNRVARESGTDKILRRFADDNAALRWLLYGEEELLSA
- a CDS encoding S8 family peptidase, with the translated sequence MTRTLMLGLGLLLAPAAHASGVKVLEPRLPTIKPTNPELDAETPVQRLVVKFQEGTRVRLRGGRMKALSSERGEHERRRMKRWGLSDGRVLADLTTAHSVLERVPRRGQVGRLFRENELALADHKRNAEDRTGKEMADLDLYYEVPLQGAVRAGEVNSLVMQLNALDSVEIAYAEPMPEPAMLDFRPARRRPRNGPSTQSSTTSPYDSQQGYLNAAPVGIDARYAWTVSGGDGTGVRIVDVEGAWNDQHEDLPNFFYVGGTEFDDSDWRDHGTAVLGVMAGARNGYGVTGIAHQARVGHQGVATQTVASAITHAAIAAGKGGVVLVELQALGPRANKNCTCNTAQCNYVPMEYWQANFDAIAQATANGVHVVEAAGNGSANLDSPVYRGAFDRSVRDSGAIFVAASTATTRAPMCWSNHGSRVDVHAWGEKVVTLGFGDLFDSGENQWYTASFGGTSSAAPIVVGAVASLQGAANAAGLGPIPPRALRDLLRTTGTPQASSTKRIGSLPNLREAIPQLLAR
- a CDS encoding CRTAC1 family protein — protein: MRAEQAVAHPAPVGTVVHTTPRVERWGWVWPRWNDPRIPFAAILTLYGVLGFSFFGFNRSPWQMAAIVVSGSALDAGLGWLLRREKVVPLSGYISCCSLALLLNYSHSSWLLLLPVWLTIGSKYVLTFEGRHVFNPSMFGVATSLLLTRELITAAPAYQWANGEVALSAFIVMAALVLFFFRVGRTWLVLSFLGFYALQTGLRAYILRHHLPPEVLFLGTLGAPAFFIFTFYMITDPGTSPKTARAQVLLALALTLVDLVLHLKESVFTFFYAALTCATARFLFLHGRALWRRGPRAYFAGLFSPGPLKRLAAVGGLGAVMAAGYALAVSPGALNRPLPFHLERLEASHTGLGSTMGDVLTRVDPRVLHVSKWVLSVGDAVATGDFDGDGKLDLFLTNALKSDADRAALFRNLGDLRFERVKVPALEHIAASITTEGAAAGGTFVDYDGDGDQDLAIAVAWGPSKLLRNLLRETGSATFEDVTTRAGVGDHSVSMAVTMLDYDRDGHLDLFVANALTTHLPDYATPTPFNFFRLPPPEYPGDRRMLRFMHNGWHNADNGGLNVLYRGRGDGTFEKLDSVAMGLKETRWSLAVSTVDLNQDGWTDLYIANDFGPDEVYLNEQGRHFRRVVGKLFGEIGKDTYKGMNASVADFDRNGWLDVYVSNVHHSLQAEGSLLWMVSAGKEPFVPELKDEATFRGALNERRFGWGAAAGDLDNDGWPDIVQANGHLDDRLDHLYDSGRKDYWYVNHKLMQSGPEVHTYADKWGDIRGRTIYPNEARRAYLNLGDEDPGHFVDVAKELGIDEPDNSRGVLLADLDDDGDLDAVITNQHGPVSVYRNTLREGTAKDAAHFVGLTLVGEGQRTSRSAVGTRVVVSYDEGGKHVEQVREVGLMGGLSASADPRLHFGLGRHAGPVTVTLHWYGGEVQTVQLEADRYHVIQQPAVTVGLRGSR